The Carnobacterium divergens nucleotide sequence TTCTGCATACATTGCTGTTTGCAAGCGACGATCTTCAAAAAAATCATCCGCTATTTCCTTAGGAGAGGCTAACGAACTTAACGCTTCTTCAATTGTCTGCCCGTCTTCTTTACAGGCTTCAATGTGATCCAATAAATCTTCTTTAATTTCATAATAACTCTCTAAATCATCTTCTGAAAAATAACTTTTTAGTTCTTTAAAATACTCTTTTGTTAAGTCCATTGTCTTCATCCTCCCTCATTTTTTTTATATTTTGAACAAAAATATCCCAATCTTCAATTAAAGAGGCTAAATAGTCCTCCCCTTTAGATGTTATTCGATAATATTTTCTTGAAGGTCCTCCTGATGATTCTTTTGTATAGGAAATACAAAAATCTTCTTTGACTAGTCGTCTTAGGACAGGATAAAGCGCACCTTCAGTTGTCGGAACGTATTTATTAACTACTTGGGTCAAATCATACCCATAGCGATCTTCATTTTTTAATAAATAAAGGACACACATCTCTAATGCGCCTTTTTTAAATTGTGTTGCGGCTCTCATAGACACTTCTCCTTAAGACAATATCTATTATTATATCAATAATTCTTTTAAGTAGCAATAAAACTTCACCTACTATTCATAAAACAGTATTATTCTATTGACAATATTATTTTTTGTTGTATATTATAAAAAGTGACTACTATTCAATAAATAGTATTAGCAAAAAAACAGTAGAATGGAGTTAAGGATTCATGAAGAACGTAAGAAAAGCGATTATCCCTGTAGGAGGTTTAGGCACACGATTTTTACCGATTACAAAGTCTGTTGCTAAAGAAATGCTTCCAATCATTGATAAACCAACGATTCAATTTATTATCGAAGAAGCCAAAGAAGCAGGTATCGAAGAAATTTTACTCGTTACGGGTCGAGGAAAACGTAGCATTGAAGATTATTTTGATTCTCATCCAGAATTAGAATCGACTTTAAAAGAAAAAGGAAAAACGGATTTATTGAAGCTTGTAGAAGAAACAACTGGAATTAAATTACATTTTATTCGTCAAACAAACCCACACGGACTAGGACATGCCATTTTACAAGGAAAATCATTTATTGGAGATGAACCCTTCGTTGTATTGCTTGGGGATGATTTGATGGCTGATACCCAGCCTCTTACAAAGCAATTAATAGAGGCTTATGAAAAAAAAGGCCGCACGATTGTCGCAACCATGGCCATGCCTCTTGAAGAGATTTCAAAATACGGCGTAGTTAGTCCAATGAATCATTCATCTAAGCAATTATGCCAAGTAGATGGTTTGGTTGAAAAACCTGCTATTGAAGATGCACCAAGTAATTTAGCAATTATTGGCAGATACTTGTTGACGCCTGCTATCTTTGATTTATTAGAAACCCAAGAACCAGGTGTAGGGAATGAAATTCAATTAACCGATGCCATCGCTGCTTTGAACAAACAAGAAGAGGTTTACTCTTATGAATTTAAAGGGACACGTTACGATGTTGGAGATAAAATGGGCTTTTTAAAAACCAATATTGAATACGGATTAAATCATCCAGAATTAAAAGAAGACTTAAAAACATATCTAAAAACGATTACTTTGTAAAAGGAAGGAAAAAATATGTATCAGCTATTATTCTATTACTACACGATTCCTAGTATTATTTTTCTAAGTATTTTTTATATTTTAACTAAAATCAACTTAAAATTCAGACGCTTTTTATTGATTGGGTATGTTTTAATGAATGGCATCTATCTTTATTGGAGAATTGCTTATTCTTTCCCAACTATTACTATTTTTAGTAGTTTTTCTGGAGGGTTGCTATTATTTGCTGAAATAATGGGATTTCTACAATCCCTAGTTTTAGTTATACTATTTTGGTCCCCGTATCGCAGAAAATTTCGTAGTTTAAAACGACTTAAAAAACTTCCAACCGTTGATATTTTAATTGCAACCTATAATGAAAATGCCGAAATTTTAAATCGCACAATTTTAGGTTGTCAAAATATTGATTACCCGAAACACCTTGTTTCTATCTATCTTTGCGACGATGGAAATCGCAGTGAAATTGCTACACTTGCTAAGAAATTTGATATTGGCTACATCAATCGAGATAGTAATGAACACGCTAAGGCTGGGAACTTAAACCATGCCTTAACTCAAACAACTGGTGAAATCATTGTTACTCAAGACGCCGATATGGTTCCAAAACGCCATTTTTTAAAGAGAACTTTAGGGTATTTTTATAAAGAAGATGTTGGTTTTGTTCAAACACCTCAAAC carries:
- a CDS encoding PadR family transcriptional regulator, with the protein product MRAATQFKKGALEMCVLYLLKNEDRYGYDLTQVVNKYVPTTEGALYPVLRRLVKEDFCISYTKESSGGPSRKYYRITSKGEDYLASLIEDWDIFVQNIKKMREDEDNGLNKRVF
- the galU gene encoding UTP--glucose-1-phosphate uridylyltransferase GalU; translation: MKNVRKAIIPVGGLGTRFLPITKSVAKEMLPIIDKPTIQFIIEEAKEAGIEEILLVTGRGKRSIEDYFDSHPELESTLKEKGKTDLLKLVEETTGIKLHFIRQTNPHGLGHAILQGKSFIGDEPFVVLLGDDLMADTQPLTKQLIEAYEKKGRTIVATMAMPLEEISKYGVVSPMNHSSKQLCQVDGLVEKPAIEDAPSNLAIIGRYLLTPAIFDLLETQEPGVGNEIQLTDAIAALNKQEEVYSYEFKGTRYDVGDKMGFLKTNIEYGLNHPELKEDLKTYLKTITL